In Thermococcus sp., the DNA window CACCTCAACGAGACCAAGGCTCACCAGGGAGCTGCTTCCGTTGTAGCGGTTTCCAAGACCGATCAGGGCACCCTTAACATTTGAGGGGTCCGACTTAACGATTCTGGCTATCTCCGAAAGGTAGGTTGGAGATGGATATATCTCCGCAAGGTACAGGAGTATCCGCTTCCTCAGTTCACTTCTGTTTATGGACCTGATGACAAAAGGATCAACGAACATGCTGCTCACCCGGAGCCCCCAACACCCCTCACCAGCCACTATGAATTAGGTGGATACCCTATATAAAATTTGTCATTTTGTTGTTGATTTATTGTATAATATCCCAAAAAGTTAATATATCGTTGGATAGTATAGCATTATCTGAACGGATTTCACATTACTAGGTATATGCCCCGTTCCTGGATAATATACAATACTGTAGGGTATACAATTGGTGGTACTGCGATATCATTGGATTTATTTTAAATAAAATACACTGACACTGTGACAGGCTTAGGGGCACAAACTTTAAAACATCTGGAGTGCAATAGGCGCCATGCCCATGCTGATGACGATAACATCCCGTCCAAAAATGCTGGTGTTTTGGACGAATTGATGCTCTTTTCAGCATTTTCCAGGTTAGTTAAGGTTATAAACTCCCCTTCAAAGCTTCTGGAGGTGGTGATGGTGATAGATAAGGTTTACTGTGCCGATGTCAGGCCAGATATGAAGGGCAAGCGCGTCAGGCTCGCCGGTTGGGTTTACAGGAAGAGGGAGATTGGAAAGAAGGTCTTCATAGTCCTCCGCGACTCAAGCGGGATAATCCAGACGGTATTCAAGAGGGAGTTAAGTGAAGAAGCCTACGCCGAAGCAAAGAAAGCAGGAATAGAGTCCAGCGTGATAGTTGAGGGCACCGTTAAGGCCGACCCCCGCGCCCCAACGGGAGTTGAGGTACAGGCGGACAGAATTCACATAGTCCAGAACGTGGAGTTCTTTCCGATAACAAAAGATGCCAGCCACGAGTTCCTGCTGGACGTCAGACACCTGCACCTGCACTCACCCAAGGTTGCCGCGATAATGAAGGTTAAGGCAACTATGATGCAGGCAGCCAGGGAGTGGCTCCTCCAGGACGGCTGGTACGAGGTTTTCCCGCCCATACTCGTCACCGGAGCGGTTGAGGGTGGAGCGACCCTTTTCAAGCTCAAGTACTTCGACAGGACGGCCTACCTCAGCCAGTCGGCCCAGCTCTACCTTGAGGCGGCAATCTTCGGCCTTGAGAAGGCCTGGTCGCTCACGCCAAGCTTCAGGGCAGAGAAGAGCAGGACGAGGAGGCACCTCACCGAGTTCTGGCACCTTGAGCTCGAGGCCGCCTGGATGGACCTCTGGGACATCATGAATGTGGAGGAGGAGCTTGTGAGCTACATGGTGCAGAGAACGCTTGAGCTCAGGAAGGGCGACATCGAGACCTTCAGGAAGGACTTCACCACCCTAAAGAACACGGTTCCGCCCTTCCCGAAGATAAGCTACGATGAGGCCATAGACAGCCTCCAGAGCAAGGGCATTGAGATAGAGTGGGGGGATGACATGGGCGCCGACGAGGAGCGCATTCTGACCCAGAAGTTCGAGAGTCCTTTCTTCGTCTACGGCTATCCGAAGGGCATCAAGGCCTTTTACATGAAGGAGGACCCCAGCGATCCGAGAAAGGTTCTCGCGGCGGACATGCTCGCGCCGGAGGGATACGGCGAAGTTATAGGAGGGAGCCAGCGTGAGGACAGTTACGACAAGCTCGTGCAGCGCATCTTAGAGGAGGGCATGAAGCCGGAGGACTACGAGTGGTACCTCGACCTCAGGAGGTACGGCAGTGTTCCGCACAGTGGCTTCGGACTGGGCCTTGAGAGGCTCGTCGCGTGGGTGCTGAAGCTCGACCACGTCCGCTGGGCCACCCTCTTCCCGAGGACGCCGAGCAGGCTGTATCCGTAGCAACCTTTGCGGGGCAAAGGTTGACCAAAGTTTGTGATTCCTTCTCAATTTTTCTTGTTACAAGGGTTTTGCATTTGAGCTTTGGACTCGTGGTCAGGAATGTGGGTTTAATTCGGCTGATTAACGGGGGGTTTACTTTTGTTTAGCGCTCCTTCGGAGCGCAGGTGAAGTAAACCCCGCGAGAAAACCCCTTGTTTTAAAGTGCACGAAACATGAAACATGCCTTCTGAAGCGTCGAAACTATTTGATCAAACTTTTCCCAGCAAGCTTTTGCTAACACAAAGCTTGATCAAAAATATTTGGGTGATTCAACAAGTTATTCAAAAGCTGGCATGCTTTCTTCAAGAGTTGCGTTTGAAATACGGTTTGCACTTACGCTGGATTATATAGTGAGTGTTTACTTTAAAAAAGCGCCCAAAGGGCGCTGAAATGGAGAAAACACGATTTAAAATGACGGGTTAATGTCCAAATCCTCTCAAAAACACTCACAAGAAAGCACGCAATCACCCAATGCGTTAGAAGAGAGAATACCACTTTCCGCCAGCGCTTTCGTTAGAAAGGGCTGCACTGGCGGGCCCGGCGGGATTCGAACCCGCGACCTCCGGCTTAGAAGGCAAACTTTTTAACGATTTGTGGGCCTCTGAACGGGCCAATTTTGTAGAATGGCTCTCTGCAGAGGTTAGCGAAGAAACAAGGAAAGACTATGTGAGAGTGCTTGACCAGTTCTTCGGTCGGCATGTGATAGGAACCCTCGGTGACTTGGAGAAAGCCCTCCGCGCGGAAGGTCAGAAACGCAATCTTGCCAAGGCGATCAGGAAGTTCTCAAAATATCTCATTGAACTTGGCATCATTGAGCAGGATATGTATGCTAAGATAAAGGCTGTCGCGAAACTCAAGCCAACAGGAGTTAGGGATGTATTCATAAGCGACGACGATGTCAGAAGAGCTTACGCCGAGGTCAAAAAGCGTGGCGTGATTCCAGAGGCACTGTTTCTCATTCTTGTATTTTCTGGAATTCGCCTGAGCCAGGCAGTTGAACTTCTCAGAACATATGACTACACGAAGCTCCAGATAATCAACGAAAAGGCTGCGAAGTATCCAATTTTCTCAACGGCGAGGGGGAAGAAAAGAGCCTTTTGGGCCTATGGGCCGCGAGAATTCTTTGAGGAACTGGAACCTATGGAAGTGAAGTATACGACTGCAAAGGACCTCGTGAGCTATGGTCAAGTTTCAGCAAACACCCTGAGGAAGTGGCATTACACTTTCCTCATTCGTCAGGGTGTGCCCGCTGACGTTGCTGATTTTATTCAGGGCCGCGCGAGCGAGCGCGTTGGAGCAACGCACTACCTAAACAAGACCCTCCTGGCCGACGAGTGGTATTCTGCTGTTGTTGAGGAGTTGAAGAAGATTTTGGAGGGTAGGGAATGAGTGTGCTGAACTGGATTTTCGGCCTGCTCCTGCTCGGAGTGATGTTATCTATACTATACGACATACTGTTCAGACCTTGGAAGCTCATTAGGGAGAGCATCAAAGACCTGGAAAAGCAGCTCAAACATCTTGATGGGCGCTTTGCGAAGCTGCACGCGTTTATCATCACGCCTTGGCTGAAAGGCGATGTGGAAATGACTCGTGCTTTTGTTTCTCAAAAACTCGCCCTAAGGAGGGCCGAGCTGGAGCTTTTTGAAAAGCTGAGGAGGTGAGCGGAGGATGGCCCAAAGAATTGGAAAAAGTACAACGTTTGTTAGAGGAATTTATGTTGATGAGGATATTATGGAAATGGCAAGGGCGCTAGCAAGGGTTAAAAAGACAAGCATAAACCAGATATTCCGAGAGGGAGTTGTGAAATTGTACAAGCAGGAAATCGGAGACGAACTACCCCACAGAGCACAATAGTTAGGAGGCAAAAATCATGCGTTCAAAATATTTTTTAGCACTGGCAGTCCTCACTTTACTTTACGTTGCATTCTTCACTCAATATTCTATTGAAAGAACTTATGCATTATACAAAACTCGCGGTAATTATGGTATAGATACTGAGATATTCTATCAGAGTTTCCTCAGCACTATAAATGGAAGCGGGTTTTTCTATAATACTCATGAATATAAGAGGTTTGGTGCAGTAAGCCATTTTGGTGTGCACAATTCCCCGGTATTATTTCTTATACTCCCCATATTCGCATTATTCCCCCACATGGAGACCCTGTTGGTTATTCAAACGCTAACCATAGCCCTTTCTATATTTATATATTTTGAATTCTCGCGGTTATTACTTGATGAAAGTGATGAAAGACTGGCATTTGTTCTTTCTCTAATTTACATGCTTAATCCAATGTTACACGGCATTAACAGATTCGAGTTTCATGCGGTGTCGCTGGCATTGCCACTCATCTTTTTGTTCGCATATTTTTATGAAAATGGAAATTCGAAACTCGCAATTATTTTTGCGTTTCTAGTGCTCACCGTTAGAGAAGACTCGTTTTTGATAATACTTTCCCTTGTGGCTCTTAGACTGTTAAGAAAAGGTTTCCAACCAAGTTTGGTTGATGTAGCGTTAGTATCTTCCTCCTTAATCTGGCCGGCTTTTAGTATATTTTTTGTCATCCCTCACTTTGCACCCAATTATGCTCAAACTGCAAATTATATGTTAGGGATACCTTACCCGTATTTATCATTAATGTTAATCATCACCTTGCTTCTGTCTTTTGGGTTTATCCCTCTTCTTAAATCAAGATATCTGCTACCTTCAGTACCACTACTCCTTGAGTTGATGCTCTCAACACGCTTTCAATATGTCGTATTTTGGAATCATTATTGTTATATGTTGGTTCCATATTTTGCAATAATTACAACATATATCACAGAAGAACGGAAATTAGCAGTAAATACCCTCGTTTACGCTCTCTTCATAGCAGTTCTGACTTTCCTGGTTTCTTCTCCTGCTGTATATGAAGGATTACACCTAGTGTTTAACGTGCAACCCTCTTATGAATTTCTTTTGTTTTACTAAATGTTTATTCTAAGTGTAATTTACGCTTATTTTGTTCTCGTATTGACTTAAAGACCTCATCTGATTCTTCACGTGACAAATCGGGTTTTCCTCCGCTCAAATCAGTTCTGTCAAATCATCATTTCCGGCACGGAGGCGGTAGTATGGACTCGCTTGAGAAGCTCGAACGGGAGGTTGCGTTCTTGAAGGAGTGCAATTCGAGGCTTTCAGACATGCTGGATAGTCTTCAGAAGGAGAAAGCAAGGACTGTCAGGCTTCTGCAACAGAAGCAGGCCGAGCTCGCGAGGCTGAAACAGGTAAGGCTTGCAAAAGCGCGGCGGGTGATGGCAGTATGAAGCCGCGCAGCCTCGCTCAGCTCCTACTCTTCCTCATCATCACGGCGTTCTGGCTGAAAGTCGCCTGGTCCATGATGACGAAGGAGGCCCTCGCGCTCGGCGCGGTTGGAGGGGTTCTCTTGCATTACGCGCTGACGAACAAGGGGAACAAGGCAATCGCTATCATAGAGCCCGGCACGTCAGGATGGCGCGTCATGCTCTACGACATGATGCTCGTGGCCTTCCTCGCGGCGCTGGTGCAGCAGAACGGCACGGCTCTTCTCGACGCGCTCAAGAACTCGGTGCAGAATTCTGCGCTTCTGCTGGCCCTCGCGGGCGAGATTGGTATCGACTACTCGGTTGGAGAGTGAAAAATGGACGTTTTTCATGGAGGTCTTCAAGGAGGTGAAAAGATGAAGCGGTTCGGCGTTTTGCTAGCTTTGTTGGTACTTTTCGGAACATTTAGTACTGTTAAAGCGGCGTATGTAAATGATTTTTCGAGTGGATTCGCGTTTGATGGCTCTATGGGGGCGGCTAGTTATCGCACATTGTATTACAAGTACTTGAACTCATCCGAGTGGGTGAACACGTCAGAGGATTTTAGAATATCGTTTGACATGTTTAACTACTCTATGAGCTCTCAGGGCGCATATCAACCAGACATCAGCGTTTTTTTCATGGACGACCCTTCTGGCTGGAACTCTAATGATTTAGAAGTGTATTACAATACGAATACCGGCAGTGTTTCGTCTGGATATACTTTAGTGATGTTGAGATATGATGATGCTAAAGTACTTACTGAAGTGAAAATTCCAAACACGTGGACTAATCATAAGGTAGAGGTTTCTGGAGAAGCTGGAGTGATAACACTTACTGTTACGAATCTTGTAACGAACGACAGCGTAAGTAGTACTGCGTCAATTGCGTGGAGCGGAGGGCTGGTAATCAAGAGTTGGGGCATAAGGGCTTATCTTGAAAATGGTGGTTCAGTAGGGTATGATAGCACGAAGCAGGCGATACACATCGACGCATGTAGAGGTGGGTCAACGCATATGATTGCAGATTTTGACAATCTCTTTATTGGGTATTACGTGTTTAACGTCCAGTTTGTCTTAAAAGACACCCTCACCGGCTCGGCCCTTTCGGGCGTTACGGTGAAGGAAAACGGACAGCTCGGCACTCTGGACGATGGCGGGACGCTGGAGCTGACAAAGGGCACGCACACGCTCACTTTCGAGAAAAGCGGATATTGGAGCGTTACGAAGACGATTGACGTTCAGGGTGATATGAGCGTTTCAGTCGAAATGTACCCCTCCAGCGCGGCATTCAAGCTCGAAAACTTCCCTGCAAACATCAGCATTCCTGAAAACACGATTTACACGCTCACCTTCACTCTCTCGCCAATCCAGACTTCCGC includes these proteins:
- a CDS encoding helix-turn-helix domain-containing protein produces the protein MFVDPFVIRSINRSELRKRILLYLAEIYPSPTYLSEIARIVKSDPSNVKGALIGLGNRYNGSSSLVSLGLVEVVNDNGFKYYRLTDYGKKVVQLLKSYNSYYNRFM
- the asnS gene encoding asparagine--tRNA ligase: MIDKVYCADVRPDMKGKRVRLAGWVYRKREIGKKVFIVLRDSSGIIQTVFKRELSEEAYAEAKKAGIESSVIVEGTVKADPRAPTGVEVQADRIHIVQNVEFFPITKDASHEFLLDVRHLHLHSPKVAAIMKVKATMMQAAREWLLQDGWYEVFPPILVTGAVEGGATLFKLKYFDRTAYLSQSAQLYLEAAIFGLEKAWSLTPSFRAEKSRTRRHLTEFWHLELEAAWMDLWDIMNVEEELVSYMVQRTLELRKGDIETFRKDFTTLKNTVPPFPKISYDEAIDSLQSKGIEIEWGDDMGADEERILTQKFESPFFVYGYPKGIKAFYMKEDPSDPRKVLAADMLAPEGYGEVIGGSQREDSYDKLVQRILEEGMKPEDYEWYLDLRRYGSVPHSGFGLGLERLVAWVLKLDHVRWATLFPRTPSRLYP
- a CDS encoding integrase, with protein sequence MWASERANFVEWLSAEVSEETRKDYVRVLDQFFGRHVIGTLGDLEKALRAEGQKRNLAKAIRKFSKYLIELGIIEQDMYAKIKAVAKLKPTGVRDVFISDDDVRRAYAEVKKRGVIPEALFLILVFSGIRLSQAVELLRTYDYTKLQIINEKAAKYPIFSTARGKKRAFWAYGPREFFEELEPMEVKYTTAKDLVSYGQVSANTLRKWHYTFLIRQGVPADVADFIQGRASERVGATHYLNKTLLADEWYSAVVEELKKILEGRE
- a CDS encoding t26-2p, whose protein sequence is MAQRIGKSTTFVRGIYVDEDIMEMARALARVKKTSINQIFREGVVKLYKQEIGDELPHRAQ
- a CDS encoding DUF2079 domain-containing protein; translated protein: MRSKYFLALAVLTLLYVAFFTQYSIERTYALYKTRGNYGIDTEIFYQSFLSTINGSGFFYNTHEYKRFGAVSHFGVHNSPVLFLILPIFALFPHMETLLVIQTLTIALSIFIYFEFSRLLLDESDERLAFVLSLIYMLNPMLHGINRFEFHAVSLALPLIFLFAYFYENGNSKLAIIFAFLVLTVREDSFLIILSLVALRLLRKGFQPSLVDVALVSSSLIWPAFSIFFVIPHFAPNYAQTANYMLGIPYPYLSLMLIITLLLSFGFIPLLKSRYLLPSVPLLLELMLSTRFQYVVFWNHYCYMLVPYFAIITTYITEERKLAVNTLVYALFIAVLTFLVSSPAVYEGLHLVFNVQPSYEFLLFY